The genomic stretch GCAAGGGCTGCTGGAAGACCTGAATCAGGCTCCGGCGGGTAGTGAACAAAAGCTCACTATTTTGCGGGTAATGCGGATGCTGGACGACGCCTCTGGGCGTAACAAGACGCTGGTGGAGCAGTTTATGGCGCTGCGCTGGCAGAAGGCGTTCCCCGGTCAGGGCAAGGTGCAGGAGCAACTGATGCAGCATCTGGATTACGCGCTGGATCATACCGACTGGCATCAGTCCCGCGAGCAAAAGGATACGGTGGCGATCTCGACGTTTGCACCGTTTGTCGACCCGATCGCCAGTGCCCAGCGCGAGCTGAGCAAGCTGCCGATGTACCAGCGTGTCTACCAGAGTCTGGTGATGAAAGCGACGCAGGTGCTGCCACCGGATCTGGCGCTCCGCGACGAGGTCGGGCCGACGTTTGACTCGGTATTTAGTTTGCGTAATGACAAGGCAGGCACCGTACCCCGCTTGTTGACCTATCCCGGTTTCAGCGATTTTTACCTCAAGCAGGATAAGACACTGCTGGACCTGACCGCGCTGGATGCCTGGGTATTGGGGCAGCGTGAGCGTGCTCACCTGAGCGAGGCAGACCGTAAGGAAATTCTGCGGCAGGTGAATGACCGCTACATCACCGACTACATCAACCAGTGGCAAAAAGCGCTGGCGAATATCGATGTGCAGCCGTTGGAAAGCCCGGAGCAGGCGCTGAACATCCTGACCGACATTACCGGTAATGATCAGCCGTTCCAGCGGGTGCTGACCACGGTGAGTGACAACACCCGTATCCGCAAGCTGGCGGACGATGAGAACGACACCGCGCAAGGCATCAATACCCGTATTGGTCGTCCGTTCATGACGATTAACGCCGCGCTGAGCGGGCGGGGTGAACAGGGGCCGCTGGTGCAGGAGGTCAATCAGAAGCTGACCGATCTCTACCACTATCTCGATCAGATTGTGAATGCAACGGATCCGGGGCAGGCAGCACTGAAAGCGGTGCAGGCGCGTCAGGGCAACAAGTTCGCTGACCCGGTGTTCGCGTTGCAGCAGTATGCTCGCAGCCTGCCGTCGCCGCTCGATCGCTGGGTCGGTCAACTGGCGGGAGAAAGCGCCAGTCTGGTGACCGGTCTTGCCATGTCGTCACTGAATCAGGAATGGCTGGACAAGGTGGTGACGCCGTTTAATGAAAAACTGGCGGATCGCTACCCGTTCAACCCCTCGTCTGACAAGGATGTTCCGCTCTCCGAGATGGAACGCTTCTTCGCGGCTGGCGGCACGCTGGATAACTTCTACCAGACCAACCTCAAATCCATCATGGAAGGCGGGATGCTGGAAGGGGAAGGCGCGTCGGTAATGCAAACCGATCTGGTGAAACAGCTTGATCGCGCGACCCGTATCCGCCAGACGTTGTTTAACGCACAAGGCAGCCTGGAAATCCACTTTGTGGTGGAACCGGTGGAACTGACCGCTAACAAGCGTCGCAGTGTACTGAACCTTGACGGACAGTTGCTGGAATACAGCCACGGACGCCGCACTAAGACGCCGCTGGTGTGGCCGAACAGCATGCGTGACGGCGCTGAAAGCAAGCTGACGCTGGTGCCGGATGACCGCGAGCGCTCGCCACGTAGCCTGAGCTTCACCGGACCGTGGGCGATGTTCCGCCTGTTGACTAACGGCCAGCTAACCCAGGTCAACGACAATACGTTCGACGTGCGCTTCTCACTGGAACAAGGTGGCATGACCTATCGGGTGTATACCGATGCCAGCCATAACCCGTTTGCCGGTGGCCTGTTTAGCCAGTTCAAGCTGCCTGATTCTCTCTATTAACCCAGAGGGCGAGCGGGCATTGGCCCTGCTCGCCCGTAGCCGGATGACGTGATATGCAAGATGCACAACAGGCCCTGAAAGTGGGCCGTGATCCACGGATGCTGCCTGAGTACGAGGCGTTACGCGCGGAAATCAACAAGCTAAGCCATGCATCCCGCCCGGAAGTGGACTGGATGCGGGTGCACGATATGGCGACCGCGATTTTTGAAAAGCAGGGCGTCGACCTGCAAACCGCTATCTATTTCACCCTGGCGCGCTCGCGTCTGGCCGGGTTGAACGGTTTTACCGAAGGGTGCGAGTTTCTTGCCAACCTGATCGTGACCCAGTGGGAGAATTTCTGGCCGCCGGTGCATCAGGAACGGGCGCGTATCGAAGTGCTGGACTGGTTTATCGCTCGCATCAGCGAGGTGATCCGCCAGTACGCCATCAGCCACGAACATAAGCGGCTGGTGTATCGCTGCGAGCGCGCGCTGCAACTGATGAGCGAAAAGCTGCATAACTCGGGCCTGAGCCGTATTCCGCGGGTGGAAAACCTGCTGCACTTTATCGAAGGTTATACCCATCTGTTCGATGAAACCGAGATTGTGATTGTGTCTGACGATCAGACGCTGAAGAAACAGCAGGATATGCAGATTCCGCCGATGGTGTTCTTCCAGTCTGATATGGAGCTGGGCGGCATGGCGTCTGCGGCGGCGGCGGCCCAGCCAGCGCTGCCGTCGGGCAGTATTCTGGTCGGGCGGGAGAAAGGGCAGATGAAACCTACCGTATTGAAAATTGAAGCGCACCGTAAGCCGAAACCGGGCTGGTTCTGGTTTGCTTGCGGTGTGCTGAGCTGTGCGCTGCCGGTAGCGGCCATTACCGGCTGGCAGTACTGGCAGAATCAGAAAGCCGAGGCGCTGGCGCTGTTACAGCAACCGGCGTACACGCTGCCTGCCGCGCCGGATCACAACGACATTCGCCGGGTACGCATCGTGCTGGGTGAGCAGAAGCTGCAAAGCATGGAAGGCGAACTGATCAACCGCTATCAGGCGCAACTGGAACAGGTGAAAAACGCCTCGTCGTTCTACCTCTACCAGTATGGCGAGGGGCTTAAAGGCGTGATGCAACAACTGTATCCCGATTCGCTGGCGGTGAAAGAGATGGACCGACAGTGGCAGATAGCCCTCGACCGTCAGCAAGGTGACAAGCCGCCGCGTGTCAGCGGTTACGAGCTGGCGCGCGCCGAAGTGGGCGATACCCTGCAACAGTTGCTGGATTTGGAAAAACAGCGCCGGACGGTAACCATTTCGTACTTGAAATCTCAACTTTATGATATCCAAAAAGATTTGTCCTCCGACGTGCCTTTTGGCATTCGCCTGCGGACGCTGGAGGCGCGCAAAGCCGCCCGTCAGTCGCTGACCCCGGCGGAATTACGCGGTATGGAAGACGAACTGCGTGCTTTCACCATCCGGCTGTACCGTTTGCAACAAGGCGAGAGCGGCAGGTAAAGACTGCCGTGAAGTAAATACTGGCGCGCTGGGCGGCATCGTCGGCCGCCCGCCGGATATCACCAGGGTAATGACGGTAACATGATGAGAAAAATACGATTAGTGGCGGCGCTGTCCTGTGGTTTGCTGGCCGCCTGTCAGGCACCGGTGTCGTCGCTGTCCGACGCGGATTTGCGCCAGTCGGCGGAGCGCGGCAACGGTGAAGCGCAGTATCGGCTGGCGAAGCAACTCGCTTCTCGCTCGCATTACGTTGAAGCGATGCAGTGGATGCAAAAAGCCGCCGCCTTGACGGATGTCTCCGCTGCCAGCAAAGACACCCGCGCCGCAGCGGCATTACAGGTGGGTGACTGGTATCAGGCCGGATTGGGTGAGCCGAAAAATACGCCGCTGGCACGCCAGTGGTGGCAGAAAGCCTCACGGCTGGGGAGTGGCGAGGCGGGTTACCGGCTGGGGACCGATTGTCAGGCACAGCATCAGGGTAAACTGGTTGCCGCCTGTCTGGATGCTTTCGAACGTGCGGCGGATAACCAGTATGCACCCGCGCAACTGGTGGTCGCACAGTGGTATACGGCGCATCCCGGTGCGGAAAAAGAAGCGACCGGGTGGATAGAAAAGGCGGCGGATTTGGGCGATCGGGACGCGCAGTACCAGCTTGCCCAGCGCTATGAGCAAGGCAAAGGTGTCGCGAAGCGTACCGATCTGGCTGAGCGATGGTATTTCCGGGCGGCAGACCGGGGGCAACCGCAGGCCCAGTTGTGGATGGCAAAACATGCCGAGGGGAAAGACGCGCTCGACTGGTACCAGAAAGCGGCGGCTAACGGCGAAGCCGATGCACAACTGTGGCTGGCACAGGCTTACCGCGACGGCAATAAAGGGCTGGTGAAGAACGACAAACAAGCGCACTACTGGTTGGATCGCGCTTCTGGCAAGGGCAATGGCGAGGCGGATTACAAGCTGAGCCAGATGCAGTCAGACGCCACTAAACGGGAATACTATCTGGTGCTGGCGTCGGCGGCGGGGTATGTCCCGGCGTCGCGAGAACTGGGCAACTGGTTGCTCAAACGCGGCGAACTGGAGCGGGCCCGCGAGGTGTTCGCCAAAGCGGCGGCGACCGGCGATACCGAATCCCGGCTGGCCTATGGCGAGATATTGCGACTGGGTCAGGGCGGTAAAGCGGATTATGTGGAAGCGATGAAGCAATATCGCTTCGCGGCGCATGACGGCAACCGCATGGCACAGTATCGTATGGGCATGATGCGCCAGGATGGGCTGGGCGCGTCACGTAATCGTATCCACGCCTACGCCTGGTATTCGCTGGCGGCGACTGAAGGCATGGCGGAGGCGCTCGCTGCCCGTAATGACCTGGAAGCGACCATGCAGCCAGATGAGATTAAGGCTGCCCAAAAACTGGCGATGCACTGGTCAAGCGGGAAAGAGACCGATACGCAGTGATGTGTGCGCTATGCCGTCGAAGGTGGGTCGGTAGTAATGATAAAATCAACGTTGCCAGCAATAACGTTGCTAAAAATAAAACCAATAAAACCCAAGGAAATTGTATGAAACGGAACGGATATCTTGCTTTGCTGCTGGGTATGACGGCGTTGTCGTCGCAGGCGGAGGTGAAGACACCTTATCAGGTTGAACAGGGTAAGGTGGTCTACCGGGTGTCGGTGAATGCCGATCCGCAGGTGCTGGCCGGTGCAAAACCGGACGATTTTCGGGTGTTACTGCGGGAAAAGCGCGTTGCGCTGGCGGTATCCGGCTCACGTTACTACTGCAATCAGCAACCGCTGCCGAATGGCTTCAAGCCGGAAAGCGCCAAATTGCGCTATGACACGTTTCTGATTACCAATGTCGGGTCCTATGTTGGTTGCGAGCGCATGAAACAGGACATTGACGCCGACAGTTTTCAGGCGCTGGATTTTCCGTTTTTCCGCGATCGTCACCACATCTGGTTGCCTGATGGTGAAGAACTGAGTGGTGTGGATGTCGCCAGTTTTAAAACACTGGCCAGAAATCAGGCGTTCGACAAGCAGAATTATTATTTTGTGGAGAACGAAACCAGCGTCATTCCCTATCAGAAATCAGCACCGAGCGCGGGTCAGTGTTTTGGCTGGGCGACTATCGACGGCAACCTGTATTACCGGGGTGAGCAGCGATCCGATGGTGATGCCGCCAGTTTCCGCTGTCTGACATTCAATACGGCGCTGGATAAAACCGGGTTCTATGTATTTGGGCGGGCGTATCCAGGCCTTCCTGACGGCGTGACAGCGGCGGATATCCGCATGCTGCCGAATAATGAAAAGCTGGCGACCGACGGCGAACACCTCTGGTTTTTGGGTGTAGAGCCGGTGCAACTGACCGGGTTGAGCCTGCGCGATGTTAAAGTCGAGCCGGATGCTAACGGTTATACCATCACGGATGGCAAGGCCCGCTGGTTGTGTGGCTCCGGTAAGGTCAATGATCGTCCGCTGTGTCGCAAGGGGTAAGCCGTCAGTTGAGCCGTAGATGTGCCGCAGATAAGCGGTGATGTGGCGAGAACAGGCCCTATCCCAAGAGGGCAGGGCCGTTGTGATAGCGTGGAAAATCAGGTTAATCCGGTGTTGATGCGCTTGCCGATGTCTTTGAGTTTGGAGAATTTTTCAAGTAACTGCGGCGCATCATCCAGACTCATGACGAACATCCACAGGTAGGTCATGACGGAGTAGATGTGCCCGGCATTACTGTATCCCTTCACCAGCATCAGCAAGATCACTGCGCCGAAGAGCAATGCTGCCGCCACGCCGATAGACAGGTAACCCCAGGCTTCGCGGTCGGAAAGTCTGATCCGTAGTCTGGATAGCATGGCATAGTGCCTGATAAGCGTGTGCGCTTTCGCCTGCCCGATCAGTCCCACCTCTTTTTCAAGGCGATTGTTCAGGCGGTTGTACAGGTATTCATTCTTGCGGATATAGCCAGTCAGAAAGAAGCTAAAAACCAGCAGGATCGCCAGACAAAAAAAACCAGCCCAGAACTCAATCACCATTAACATCAATACTGCGCCGCTGACCGAAAATAGCGAGGTCAACAGCACAGGCAAATGCACTTCGAAGAAATCCACAAATTCTCTCGATAAGGCTACCCGGGCGGCGACTGTCGACTGCGAATGTTGGCTTTCCCGCTGAGTGATAATCACCGGAACCGCCAGTTCGGCATAAATGCGTGAAAAAACGCGGGTATCGGCACTGCGTCTTGCCGCGCCGACAAACCACATCAGTAGCACAATGAGGGCGTATACCAGTGCCAGTGCGACGTTACCACTAATAATCGCGTTGATGGCAAAGCCAGCAAATAGCGGGTATGTCAGCAGTAAGGTATTCTCTGCGATCACCAATCCAAAGGTCAGAAGTAATTTTTTATTGTGCAGTCGCATTAGCGCCTTAAGCGTCACCCAGGCGTTATGCGAAGCTGGCTTGCGATGAAACATCATGAA from Dickeya zeae NCPPB 2538 encodes the following:
- a CDS encoding ABC transporter six-transmembrane domain-containing protein codes for the protein MFHRKPASHNAWVTLKALMRLHNKKLLLTFGLVIAENTLLLTYPLFAGFAINAIISGNVALALVYALIVLLMWFVGAARRSADTRVFSRIYAELAVPVIITQRESQHSQSTVAARVALSREFVDFFEVHLPVLLTSLFSVSGAVLMLMVIEFWAGFFCLAILLVFSFFLTGYIRKNEYLYNRLNNRLEKEVGLIGQAKAHTLIRHYAMLSRLRIRLSDREAWGYLSIGVAAALLFGAVILLMLVKGYSNAGHIYSVMTYLWMFVMSLDDAPQLLEKFSKLKDIGKRINTGLT
- a CDS encoding VasL domain-containing protein; the protein is MQDAQQALKVGRDPRMLPEYEALRAEINKLSHASRPEVDWMRVHDMATAIFEKQGVDLQTAIYFTLARSRLAGLNGFTEGCEFLANLIVTQWENFWPPVHQERARIEVLDWFIARISEVIRQYAISHEHKRLVYRCERALQLMSEKLHNSGLSRIPRVENLLHFIEGYTHLFDETEIVIVSDDQTLKKQQDMQIPPMVFFQSDMELGGMASAAAAAQPALPSGSILVGREKGQMKPTVLKIEAHRKPKPGWFWFACGVLSCALPVAAITGWQYWQNQKAEALALLQQPAYTLPAAPDHNDIRRVRIVLGEQKLQSMEGELINRYQAQLEQVKNASSFYLYQYGEGLKGVMQQLYPDSLAVKEMDRQWQIALDRQQGDKPPRVSGYELARAEVGDTLQQLLDLEKQRRTVTISYLKSQLYDIQKDLSSDVPFGIRLRTLEARKAARQSLTPAELRGMEDELRAFTIRLYRLQQGESGR
- the tssM gene encoding type VI secretion system membrane subunit TssM; the encoded protein is MLKIIITFLRQQLPKLKPSWLLLGVVVWVVALVLAWWLGPRLLLGEMRPLQSVWGRVVFTLVWLWLGFAYSAWRVWRRVQQLRAERREQQTIEQDPLQVYVDSQQTFLDRWLQAFQTQLGKKALYAMPWYLAIGLSGSGKSSLIHRANPANKLNPKLDAELREVAGGQQVNSWVGESAVIWDPSGHLLAQPEIGAEPSAGRHARLWQHLLQWLSLNRRRQPLNGLVLTIDLSWLSQASVSERKAYAQVMRARLQEIAVNINTRLPLYVALTRLDMLRGFDVVYRSLNREARQAVLGVTFTPQASHGKGWLEELERFWDEWITSLNNNLPEMLLTQSDSGVRNTLFTFVRQLAGLKDYVTEVLNETLATGDDRAFLVRGVYASSVYQQGVPFDAFAQSASRRYQLPEPINAAMRGESNTFFVQKLFPEVIFPEASLAGENRLHSLYRRRRMSIGVTCMVLFGLAMIGSWHHFYRVNEEAGRNVLTKAQAFIGTNELEGQAGYGYQQLPRLNLIRDATLSFGNYHERTPMLADLGLYQGDKIGPYVEGSYLQMLNQRFLPAVMQGLLEDLNQAPAGSEQKLTILRVMRMLDDASGRNKTLVEQFMALRWQKAFPGQGKVQEQLMQHLDYALDHTDWHQSREQKDTVAISTFAPFVDPIASAQRELSKLPMYQRVYQSLVMKATQVLPPDLALRDEVGPTFDSVFSLRNDKAGTVPRLLTYPGFSDFYLKQDKTLLDLTALDAWVLGQRERAHLSEADRKEILRQVNDRYITDYINQWQKALANIDVQPLESPEQALNILTDITGNDQPFQRVLTTVSDNTRIRKLADDENDTAQGINTRIGRPFMTINAALSGRGEQGPLVQEVNQKLTDLYHYLDQIVNATDPGQAALKAVQARQGNKFADPVFALQQYARSLPSPLDRWVGQLAGESASLVTGLAMSSLNQEWLDKVVTPFNEKLADRYPFNPSSDKDVPLSEMERFFAAGGTLDNFYQTNLKSIMEGGMLEGEGASVMQTDLVKQLDRATRIRQTLFNAQGSLEIHFVVEPVELTANKRRSVLNLDGQLLEYSHGRRTKTPLVWPNSMRDGAESKLTLVPDDRERSPRSLSFTGPWAMFRLLTNGQLTQVNDNTFDVRFSLEQGGMTYRVYTDASHNPFAGGLFSQFKLPDSLY
- a CDS encoding DKNYY domain-containing protein gives rise to the protein MKRNGYLALLLGMTALSSQAEVKTPYQVEQGKVVYRVSVNADPQVLAGAKPDDFRVLLREKRVALAVSGSRYYCNQQPLPNGFKPESAKLRYDTFLITNVGSYVGCERMKQDIDADSFQALDFPFFRDRHHIWLPDGEELSGVDVASFKTLARNQAFDKQNYYFVENETSVIPYQKSAPSAGQCFGWATIDGNLYYRGEQRSDGDAASFRCLTFNTALDKTGFYVFGRAYPGLPDGVTAADIRMLPNNEKLATDGEHLWFLGVEPVQLTGLSLRDVKVEPDANGYTITDGKARWLCGSGKVNDRPLCRKG
- a CDS encoding tetratricopeptide repeat protein, with the protein product MMRKIRLVAALSCGLLAACQAPVSSLSDADLRQSAERGNGEAQYRLAKQLASRSHYVEAMQWMQKAAALTDVSAASKDTRAAAALQVGDWYQAGLGEPKNTPLARQWWQKASRLGSGEAGYRLGTDCQAQHQGKLVAACLDAFERAADNQYAPAQLVVAQWYTAHPGAEKEATGWIEKAADLGDRDAQYQLAQRYEQGKGVAKRTDLAERWYFRAADRGQPQAQLWMAKHAEGKDALDWYQKAAANGEADAQLWLAQAYRDGNKGLVKNDKQAHYWLDRASGKGNGEADYKLSQMQSDATKREYYLVLASAAGYVPASRELGNWLLKRGELERAREVFAKAAATGDTESRLAYGEILRLGQGGKADYVEAMKQYRFAAHDGNRMAQYRMGMMRQDGLGASRNRIHAYAWYSLAATEGMAEALAARNDLEATMQPDEIKAAQKLAMHWSSGKETDTQ